From a single Apium graveolens cultivar Ventura chromosome 2, ASM990537v1, whole genome shotgun sequence genomic region:
- the LOC141688902 gene encoding uncharacterized protein LOC141688902 yields the protein MNPPVLSKAKPGEPLSLYIAAGPKAVSSALVREEGGMQDPIYYVSQVLKDTESRNPNLEKFALALVHSSRKLRQYFQAREIRVVTDQQLRKIIHKPDASGRLISWAIELRQFNIKFVPRTAIKAQDLAEFVMECTFPERHLPSSQEIVPEGTNPKTEFRKLYVDGSSTAERSGAGLILISPEGFTIQQAITFAFKVTNNQAEYEALISGLKLAKSLGISNMTVYSDSQIVVKQTSGEYIAKDPTLAQYQEMVRNILEATPDITILQINREENSKEDELSKLMQNTSDLSSLVYFKELKVPSTERAEVLCIGSPENWMTPYIAYLRDVTLPKDQNKARYLKHKAAHFFLEDGQLYRRTFSAPTLKCVVPDEANYCLREVHEGICGDHLAAKALAYKVIRQGYY from the coding sequence ATGAACCCCCCGGTGCTTTCCAAAGCCAAGCCCGGAGAGCCTCTATCTCTCTACATCGCCGCTGGCCCCAAGGCCGTCTCTTCGGCACTGGTCCGGGAGGAAGGAGGAATGCAGGACCCCATCTACTATGTCAGCCAAGTCCTCAAAGACACCGAGTCTCGGAACCCAAACTTGGAAAAATTCGCCTTGGCCCTCGTACACTCCAGCAGGAAGCTGAGGCAATACTTCCAAGCCCGAGAGATCAGAGTGGTCACAGACCAGCAGCTCAGGAAGATCATCCACAAGCCAGATGCCTCCGGAAGGTTGATTAGCTGGGCCATTGAACTAAGGCAATTTAACATCAAGTTCGTGCCACGCACGGCGATAAAGGCCCAGGACTTAGCCGAATTCGTCATGGAATGCACCTTCCCGGAACGGCATCTACCCTCCTCCCAAGAGATAGTCCCGGAAGGAACCAACCCGAAAACGGAATTCCGGAAGCTCTATGTTGATGGATCATCCACGGCCGAAAGATCCGGAGCGGGCCTCATCCTTATCAGCCCCGAGGGCTTTACCATTCAACAGGCAATAACTTTTGCTTTCAAGGTAACGAATAATCAGGCTGAATATGAGGCACTCATCTCTGGGCTCAAATTGGCAAAATCTCTTGGTATTTCAAATATGACCGTTTACAGTGATTCTCAGATCGTGGTCAAGCAAACCAGTGGAGAATATATCGCGAAAGATCCAACATTGGCACAGTACCAGGAAATGGTACGGAATATCCTGGAAGCCACTCCCGACATCACCATACTTCAGATCAACAGAGAAGAGAACTCCAAAGAAGATGAACTGTCCAAGCTCATGCAGAATACTTCGGACCTCTCCAGTTTAGTATACTTCAAAGAACTCAAAGTACCCAGCACAGAGCGAGCTGAGGTCCTGTGCATCGGGAGCCCAGAAAATTGGATGACTCCCTACATAGCTTACTTAAGAGATGTGACGCTCCCTAAAGACCAGAACAAGGCCAGGTACTTAAAGCACAAAGCTGCTCATTTCTTCCTGGAAGATGGTCAGTTATACAGAAGAACCTTTTCAGCACCCACCCTGAAATGTGTGGTCCCAGATGAGGCCAATTATTGTCTCCGAGAAGTTCATGAAGGCATCTGCGGAGACCACCTGGCGGCCAAAGCTCTAGCTTACAAAGTTATTAGACAAGGATATTACTGA